From the Cryptomeria japonica chromosome 2, Sugi_1.0, whole genome shotgun sequence genome, one window contains:
- the LOC131860183 gene encoding uncharacterized protein LOC131860183, with protein sequence MGSSTKNKNYTKNNSQNKNPRVHVLDTKRGNSIVAMYWRHPYAKFTLLYSHDNAADLGQMYDLFLQLRKHLHVNLMGYDYSGYGASTGKATEYNTYSDIEAVYQCLETEYGLKQEDLILYGLSVDTWSVGCSVCKM encoded by the coding sequence CAATAGCCAGAATAAGAACCCCCGCGTTCATGTTCTGGACACCAAGCGCGGCAACAGCATTGTGGCCATGTATTGGCGTCATCCTTATGCCAAGTTTACGCTCCTTTATTCGCACGACAATGCTGCTGATTTAGGGCAGATGTATGACTTGTTTCTGCAGCTCAGGAAGCATCTCCACGTCAATTTGATGGGCTATGATTACTCTGGATATGGAGCTTCTACGGGTAAGGCGACCGAATACAACACATATTCAGACATTGAGGCAGTGTACCAATGTTTGGAAACAGAGTATGGATTGAAGCAGGAGGATTTGATTTTATATGGCCTGTCTGTTGATACTTGGAGCGTGGGTTGtagtgtatgcaaaatgtga